The following are encoded together in the Petrotoga olearia DSM 13574 genome:
- a CDS encoding molybdopterin-guanine dinucleotide biosynthesis protein MobB, which translates to MVIIVVSGKSSNVGKSTLISQMIKNLNCHVGVIKTSLHKTNREIEVTDDSSIINEKGKDTAFFKKSGAQNVILLKTNYEGLLEGYRRARKLLDEDIEYLIIEGNSILDFIRPTLVIYIDSGDSQEKESAIKAKGKADIIIDRENLEKLINDGNSMKFKINFEQVSCFNAHVICKALNIKLPKFGKMLDDQNIKVRYCQLGLFK; encoded by the coding sequence TTGGTTATTATTGTTGTTAGTGGAAAATCGAGTAATGTAGGCAAATCTACTTTAATTTCACAAATGATAAAGAATTTAAACTGTCACGTTGGAGTGATAAAAACATCTCTCCATAAAACTAATAGGGAAATAGAAGTTACGGATGATTCTTCAATTATCAATGAGAAAGGTAAAGATACTGCGTTTTTTAAAAAATCTGGAGCTCAAAATGTAATCTTACTAAAAACAAATTATGAAGGATTGTTGGAAGGTTATAGAAGGGCACGCAAGTTATTGGATGAGGATATTGAATATTTGATCATTGAAGGAAACAGCATCTTGGATTTTATTCGACCAACTTTGGTTATTTACATCGATTCTGGTGATTCACAAGAGAAAGAATCGGCAATTAAAGCCAAGGGTAAAGCCGATATTATAATCGATAGAGAAAACCTTGAAAAATTAATCAATGATGGAAACAGTATGAAATTCAAGATTAATTTTGAACAAGTGAGTTGTTTCAACGCTCACGTTATCTGTAAGGCATTGAATATCAAATTACCTAAATTTGGGAAAATGTTGGATGATCAAAATATCAAAGTTCGGTACTGTCAGCTTGGTTTATTCAAATAG
- the wtpC gene encoding tungstate ABC transporter ATP-binding protein WtpC, protein MIKIANISKRFKKFSLEDINLNIENNEYFVILGPTGVGKTVILEIIAGLIKPDFGDVFIGEKRITNLPPEERNIGMVYQDYKLFPHLNVEENIVFGLKSRRVKKDEIRYLLNNIVELFHIEHLLTRKTKNLSGGEKQRVALARALITSPQILLLDEPLSALDPQTKEKFIEDLKNLHKQLKTTTVHVTHNFNEAFSLADKIAIMKDGKIIQDGNSKEVFNKPNSDFVAQFTGVRNIFRGEIVKDDSDTYVSVNGLKIRVATEKKGNVNISIRPEDILLSINPLDSSARNVFPGVIKQIYEQLSIVHITVDIGIPLVVYITRQSLKELNLVENKKVFVTFKASAVHVY, encoded by the coding sequence TTGATTAAAATCGCCAATATATCGAAGAGATTTAAAAAGTTTTCTTTAGAAGATATCAATTTGAATATAGAAAATAATGAGTATTTTGTGATTTTAGGGCCAACAGGTGTAGGTAAAACAGTGATTCTTGAGATTATAGCAGGTTTAATAAAACCCGACTTTGGGGATGTGTTTATCGGTGAGAAAAGAATTACAAATTTACCTCCTGAAGAGAGAAATATTGGAATGGTTTATCAAGATTACAAGCTTTTTCCACATCTGAATGTGGAAGAGAATATAGTTTTTGGATTAAAATCGAGGAGAGTTAAAAAAGATGAAATTAGATATCTATTAAACAACATAGTAGAGCTTTTTCACATAGAACATTTACTCACAAGAAAAACAAAGAATCTAAGTGGCGGAGAGAAGCAAAGAGTTGCTCTTGCTAGGGCTTTAATTACTTCTCCACAAATTCTTTTGTTAGATGAACCTTTAAGTGCTTTGGATCCTCAAACAAAAGAAAAATTTATAGAAGATTTGAAAAACTTGCACAAACAACTCAAGACGACTACTGTTCATGTAACACATAATTTTAACGAAGCATTTTCTTTAGCGGATAAAATTGCTATAATGAAAGATGGGAAGATTATTCAAGATGGAAATTCAAAAGAGGTGTTCAACAAACCGAATTCTGATTTTGTTGCTCAATTCACAGGGGTTAGAAATATTTTTAGAGGAGAAATAGTAAAAGATGATTCTGATACCTATGTTTCAGTAAATGGATTGAAAATAAGGGTGGCCACTGAAAAGAAAGGGAACGTTAATATCTCTATCAGACCTGAAGATATATTGTTATCTATAAATCCTCTTGATTCAAGCGCTAGGAATGTTTTCCCTGGAGTGATAAAGCAGATTTATGAACAATTATCTATAGTTCATATTACTGTGGATATCGGTATTCCTTTGGTGGTGTACATAACAAGGCAGTCATTGAAAGAGTTGAATTTAGTAGAAAATAAAAAGGTTTTTGTTACATTCAAAGCCTCTGCGGTTCATGTTTACTAA
- a CDS encoding ABC transporter permease, with amino-acid sequence MIKKAWFELILSFLGILLLFFIAAPVAKLIFGVEPKVLIDTVKEEEVYSSILLTFSASLVATLISILLGVPLAYLLARKNFFGKSFVESLIDIPVIIPHTAAGIALLTVFGRRFFLGRFFSIFGIEFVGEFAGIVVAMMFVSMPFLVNEVKEGFRSIDVKLEKVARSLGSSPARTFFKVSLPLNFNHLISGSLMMWARGLSEFGAVVILAYHPMTASVLIYERFTSFGLKYSGPVAAIMVITSLIVFIFLTLINRKNSVEGRERENELD; translated from the coding sequence ATGATTAAAAAAGCATGGTTCGAATTAATACTTAGTTTTTTGGGGATACTATTGTTGTTTTTCATAGCTGCCCCTGTAGCCAAGCTTATCTTTGGAGTTGAGCCAAAAGTTCTTATTGACACTGTAAAGGAAGAAGAAGTTTACAGTTCCATATTGCTTACTTTCAGTGCATCGTTGGTTGCAACTTTAATTTCTATATTGTTAGGGGTGCCTTTGGCTTATTTGCTTGCTCGTAAAAATTTTTTTGGTAAGTCTTTTGTTGAAAGTTTAATAGATATCCCCGTTATAATACCACATACAGCCGCTGGAATAGCGCTTTTAACAGTTTTCGGCCGTAGATTTTTTCTAGGAAGGTTCTTCTCAATATTTGGAATAGAATTCGTCGGCGAATTTGCAGGAATAGTCGTTGCAATGATGTTTGTTAGTATGCCTTTTTTGGTAAACGAAGTTAAAGAAGGGTTCAGATCTATTGATGTTAAGCTTGAAAAGGTTGCTAGAAGTTTGGGTTCGTCCCCTGCTCGAACTTTCTTCAAAGTATCGCTACCTTTGAATTTTAACCATTTAATCTCTGGTTCACTTATGATGTGGGCAAGAGGATTATCTGAATTTGGAGCGGTTGTTATATTAGCTTATCATCCAATGACGGCTTCAGTGCTTATTTACGAGAGGTTTACTTCTTTTGGGTTGAAGTATTCGGGCCCTGTTGCAGCCATCATGGTTATAACAAGTCTCATTGTATTTATCTTTTTAACACTCATAAACAGAAAGAATTCAGTGGAAGGTAGAGAGAGGGAAAACGAACTTGATTAA
- the wtpA gene encoding tungstate ABC transporter substrate-binding protein WtpA yields the protein MKNLYKCTFMLFVFLFATLMMGEEIGGEIIVFHAGSLSVPFAQIEKAFESQYPGTDVIRETAGSIEAVRKVTDLGREADVIGSADYTVIENLMIPEYTEWYINFANNEMVIMYTEDSRYKYEINSDNWYEILLRPDVEYGHSDPNADPCGYRSQIVWKLAEKYYGVDNLYQKLADNRPLKNVRPKETDLIALLEVGELDYIFIYKSVALQHQMPYVELPEQINLKSTKYADFYATASFDVTGKEPGGMITQVGQPMVYALTIPKNAPNPKGAIAFIKFVVDPQGRAIMEENGQPPIIPPEGVNIEKAPQEIQDFLKGGAND from the coding sequence ATGAAAAATCTTTATAAGTGCACATTTATGTTATTTGTTTTTTTATTTGCAACGTTGATGATGGGTGAAGAGATAGGTGGGGAAATTATAGTTTTCCATGCAGGATCTTTAAGCGTTCCCTTTGCACAAATTGAAAAAGCGTTTGAAAGTCAGTATCCAGGAACAGATGTTATTAGGGAAACAGCAGGAAGTATAGAAGCTGTTAGAAAGGTCACCGATCTGGGAAGAGAAGCGGACGTTATAGGTTCAGCGGATTATACCGTCATCGAAAATCTGATGATCCCAGAGTATACAGAATGGTACATAAATTTTGCCAACAACGAGATGGTGATAATGTACACAGAAGATTCTCGTTACAAATATGAGATTAATTCGGACAATTGGTATGAGATTCTTTTGCGTCCAGATGTTGAGTATGGTCATTCGGATCCAAATGCTGATCCTTGTGGATACAGAAGCCAGATTGTTTGGAAATTGGCAGAAAAATATTATGGGGTGGATAATCTATATCAAAAACTCGCTGATAACCGTCCACTAAAAAATGTTAGACCAAAAGAAACAGATTTAATCGCACTATTAGAGGTGGGAGAGCTTGATTATATTTTCATCTACAAGTCTGTAGCATTGCAACATCAAATGCCCTACGTGGAATTACCAGAACAAATTAATTTGAAAAGTACAAAGTATGCCGATTTTTATGCAACTGCTTCTTTTGATGTAACGGGCAAAGAGCCAGGTGGGATGATAACACAAGTAGGCCAACCTATGGTTTATGCATTAACCATTCCTAAGAATGCCCCGAATCCAAAGGGAGCAATTGCTTTCATTAAATTCGTTGTTGACCCACAAGGACGAGCCATCATGGAAGAAAATGGGCAACCCCCAATTATTCCCCCAGAAGGTGTAAACATTGAAAAAGCTCCCCAGGAGATTCAAGACTTCTTAAAAGGTGGAGCGAATGATTAA
- a CDS encoding NAD(P)/FAD-dependent oxidoreductase → MRYLIVGASAAGLNAARTLESLDPQGEITILSAEEVFPYSKMSLPYLLSNKLKKRDYLFLPSPSKANLMLGQRVVDIDVERKKVETGQNKTFSYDKLLITTGAEPYVPDMELEGSPLVLTVRNLSDMDKLKDKLNKSDVKRVILSGAGLVNSEIADALAELNIPGTFVIRSHRMLSQIVDEEGSEFIAERARENGMELITGESIAKVQEEGDHANIFLTSGKVIQGSCVVVGKGVRPSIDFLERTPIKCNTGILVNEYMETSVKDVYAAGDVTESKDLISDEYEMHALWPVAMEQSRIAATNMVGYSWKYPKEVSRNIVNLFGEVVFTGGISKEDAYEVYKEKEGRSYHKILVRDGKLVGFIFVGSVLNPGVYLAAMKNQWDVSHLLNEAIKGALSYSMFKAPMREVVNI, encoded by the coding sequence ATGAGATACCTTATCGTTGGAGCTAGTGCAGCAGGCTTAAATGCCGCTCGAACATTAGAATCTCTGGATCCTCAAGGAGAAATAACTATATTATCCGCTGAAGAAGTATTCCCCTACAGTAAGATGTCTCTGCCGTATTTATTGTCAAATAAATTGAAAAAAAGAGATTATCTGTTTCTTCCCTCTCCCTCTAAGGCTAATCTTATGCTTGGGCAAAGAGTTGTGGACATTGACGTTGAAAGAAAAAAGGTAGAAACTGGACAAAACAAAACATTTTCTTACGATAAATTGTTGATAACAACTGGAGCGGAACCGTATGTTCCAGATATGGAGTTAGAAGGATCCCCGCTAGTGCTAACGGTGAGAAATCTTTCAGATATGGATAAATTGAAAGATAAATTGAACAAAAGTGACGTTAAAAGAGTTATACTTTCTGGTGCGGGATTGGTTAATTCTGAGATCGCTGATGCCTTAGCGGAACTTAATATACCTGGTACTTTTGTTATAAGGTCACATAGGATGTTATCTCAGATTGTTGATGAAGAAGGCTCTGAATTTATTGCCGAAAGGGCAAGAGAAAACGGAATGGAGTTAATCACTGGTGAAAGCATAGCGAAGGTTCAAGAAGAAGGAGATCACGCAAACATCTTTCTCACATCAGGTAAAGTAATTCAAGGTAGTTGTGTAGTTGTAGGAAAAGGAGTTAGACCGAGTATAGACTTTCTTGAAAGAACGCCTATTAAATGTAACACCGGTATCTTGGTAAACGAATATATGGAAACCTCCGTTAAAGATGTTTATGCAGCAGGAGACGTAACAGAATCCAAAGACTTGATTTCAGATGAATATGAAATGCATGCCTTGTGGCCTGTTGCGATGGAACAGTCAAGGATAGCTGCCACCAATATGGTAGGTTATTCTTGGAAATATCCCAAAGAAGTATCTAGAAACATAGTCAATTTATTTGGAGAAGTTGTTTTCACTGGGGGTATTAGTAAAGAAGATGCATACGAGGTTTATAAGGAAAAAGAAGGTAGAAGTTACCACAAAATTTTGGTTAGAGATGGTAAACTTGTTGGTTTTATCTTTGTTGGAAGCGTTCTAAATCCTGGAGTTTATTTAGCAGCGATGAAAAATCAATGGGATGTAAGCCATCTATTGAATGAAGCAATAAAAGGTGCGTTAAGTTATTCGATGTTTAAGGCTCCAATGAGAGAAGTTGTGAATATATAA
- a CDS encoding aldehyde ferredoxin oxidoreductase family protein, whose product MIKGGFKGKLLRVNLTTKEVKSEALNEEWAKKYLGGRGYGTRLMLEEIDPKVDPLSEENKVIFATGPLDGTLAPSSGRTMVITKGPLNGAIASSNAGGHFGPALKHAGYDMIVVEGKSSEPVYIWINKGKVEIRFAREIWGKLADESDELIREQTHPLAETMTIGPAGEKLSRISSVMFNGHRASGRTGVGAAVGSKNLKGIAVRGNEDTTVADPEAFMKAVYKARDILSKDAFAGQGAAMLGTAMLVNVINGVGGLPTNNAQDAFFPEANKISGETLRENHLIRNEGCAECPIACGRVTVVKSGPYKGNIGGGPEYESIWSFGAMCGVSDLDAVISANHLCDKYGIDTISLGSTIACAMELYEKGYMPKEDAPFELRFGSGEAMLKAVELACKQEGDFGKLLAQGSYRFAEHYGHPELSMSAKKQEFPAYDPRAIKGMGLEYATSNRGACHVRGYGTAVEVLGDADQYAYEGKAALIKTLQDLTAALDSSGICLFTTFGLSANELAEMVSTATGFPIDAQEFMKIGERIWNIEKIFNLKAGFTRQDDTLPPRILSEPIKTGPSKGHVEELGKMLDEYYQLRGWDKNSVPTDEKLKELEVQILK is encoded by the coding sequence ATGATAAAAGGTGGGTTCAAAGGTAAATTATTGAGAGTAAACCTAACCACTAAAGAAGTAAAAAGTGAAGCACTGAATGAAGAATGGGCGAAGAAATACTTAGGAGGCAGAGGATATGGGACTCGCTTGATGCTTGAAGAAATAGATCCAAAGGTAGATCCTCTCTCCGAAGAAAATAAGGTTATTTTCGCCACAGGTCCTTTAGATGGAACATTAGCTCCTTCTTCTGGAAGAACTATGGTAATCACAAAAGGTCCCTTGAATGGAGCTATTGCGTCTTCAAATGCAGGTGGACATTTTGGACCTGCTTTGAAACATGCCGGTTACGATATGATAGTTGTTGAAGGTAAATCATCCGAACCTGTTTATATATGGATCAACAAAGGTAAAGTAGAAATCAGATTCGCAAGGGAAATATGGGGGAAATTAGCTGACGAAAGTGATGAACTAATTAGAGAGCAAACACATCCCTTGGCTGAAACAATGACGATTGGGCCTGCGGGAGAAAAACTATCTCGTATCTCTAGCGTAATGTTCAACGGTCATAGGGCTTCTGGAAGAACCGGTGTTGGTGCCGCAGTTGGTAGCAAAAATCTAAAAGGTATAGCCGTCAGAGGTAATGAAGATACTACAGTGGCTGATCCTGAAGCTTTTATGAAAGCAGTTTATAAGGCTAGAGATATTTTGAGTAAAGACGCCTTTGCCGGGCAAGGAGCTGCTATGTTAGGTACCGCAATGTTGGTCAATGTTATTAATGGTGTCGGTGGACTTCCAACTAATAATGCCCAAGATGCTTTTTTCCCAGAGGCAAATAAAATCAGTGGAGAAACTTTAAGAGAGAACCATCTTATTAGAAATGAAGGCTGTGCAGAATGTCCAATAGCTTGTGGTAGAGTAACGGTGGTAAAAAGTGGACCATATAAGGGTAATATTGGAGGAGGTCCAGAATACGAATCAATTTGGTCATTTGGAGCAATGTGCGGTGTTTCAGATCTTGATGCGGTGATAAGTGCGAATCATCTTTGTGACAAATATGGAATCGATACTATTTCTCTGGGTTCTACGATCGCCTGTGCCATGGAATTGTACGAAAAAGGATATATGCCCAAGGAAGATGCCCCCTTTGAACTTAGATTTGGCTCAGGAGAAGCTATGTTAAAAGCCGTGGAATTAGCATGCAAGCAAGAAGGAGATTTTGGTAAATTGTTGGCTCAAGGCTCCTATCGTTTTGCCGAACATTATGGTCATCCGGAACTTTCTATGTCGGCAAAGAAACAAGAGTTCCCAGCTTATGATCCAAGGGCTATCAAAGGTATGGGCCTTGAATATGCTACTAGTAATCGTGGTGCTTGCCATGTCAGAGGATATGGAACAGCCGTAGAAGTATTGGGAGATGCCGATCAGTACGCTTATGAAGGTAAAGCAGCTTTAATCAAAACTTTACAAGATCTGACAGCTGCACTTGATTCTTCTGGAATATGTTTGTTCACGACTTTTGGTCTAAGTGCTAATGAGTTAGCCGAGATGGTGTCTACTGCAACAGGTTTTCCAATAGATGCCCAAGAATTCATGAAAATTGGAGAAAGAATTTGGAATATTGAAAAGATTTTCAATCTCAAAGCTGGTTTTACAAGGCAGGATGATACATTACCACCAAGAATATTAAGTGAACCAATCAAAACAGGTCCTTCGAAAGGACATGTAGAAGAGCTTGGAAAGATGTTGGATGAGTACTATCAGTTAAGAGGATGGGATAAAAACAGCGTCCCTACAGACGAAAAACTTAAAGAATTGGAGGTCCAGATTTTAAAATGA
- a CDS encoding 4Fe-4S dicluster domain-containing protein: MRVLMLDQAKCTGCRACEYACSFEHTGKFNPLDSRIKVNEFWEDLTFVPSVCLQCERAYCEEVCPTSALTKNPETGVVELEKEKCIGCKQCIVACPWGSIKLDHTGKEVIKCDNCGGDPACIKVCYPDALSYEEVEDITNVKVLETATRLKEIAKDLVKGGA; the protein is encoded by the coding sequence ATGAGGGTATTGATGTTGGATCAGGCAAAATGTACGGGATGTAGAGCATGTGAGTATGCTTGTTCTTTTGAACATACTGGAAAGTTTAACCCCCTTGACTCTCGAATCAAGGTAAATGAGTTTTGGGAAGATTTAACCTTCGTCCCAAGTGTTTGCCTGCAGTGTGAGAGAGCGTATTGTGAAGAAGTATGTCCTACTTCTGCATTGACTAAGAACCCTGAAACAGGTGTGGTAGAACTTGAAAAAGAAAAATGTATCGGATGTAAACAGTGTATTGTGGCATGTCCATGGGGATCCATAAAGTTGGACCATACAGGCAAAGAGGTTATAAAATGCGATAACTGTGGTGGAGATCCAGCGTGTATAAAAGTTTGTTACCCAGACGCTTTGTCTTACGAAGAGGTAGAAGATATCACAAATGTGAAAGTATTGGAAACTGCCACCCGCCTTAAAGAAATCGCAAAGGATTTAGTAAAGGGGGGAGCTTAA